A DNA window from Anaerocolumna sp. AGMB13020 contains the following coding sequences:
- a CDS encoding oxidoreductase translates to MERKFPNLSKPIQIGNVFFRNRMFGAPMGGTDITADCTVGPKSTAFYELRAKGGAATVTVSELVVHPKTEASHMFHLDLQTVGSLASFTYTADAIRRHGAIPSVELSHSGQYAGTYLVDKEKKESLSQWGPSAGIRPDGREVKELTEELIQEIVAAYGEKAALAKKAGFEMVMVHGGHGWLINQFLSPYFNKRTDGYGGSLTNRVRFAMEVLDSVRKAVGPGFPIEFRMSGSELFEGGYELAEGVEIAKLLEDKIDLLHISAGTYQRGFGVTHPSMFLPHGVNVYLAEEIKKHVKVPVATIGALNDPEMMEEIIASGKADVVEMARALLADPELPRKVMTNREEYIIPCLRCYTCMAERATTSTRRCTVNPLIGREMDGMEVTPAAQRKKVLVVGGGPGGLQAAYTAARRGHEVVLCDKNDQVGGILIGEKAIPFKYEMYQLGERLGRLAEEAGVTIRLNTEVDRATAEKEGADAVIIAVGSEPIVPKIPGLDGENVIVVTDYHEKQDQVKDSVVVLGGGLAGAEIAIHFAREGKRVSLVEMNSELAPDANIRHRPLLLQEVDKSGIAVYTGHKGMKVSTEGVVCMDASGKEILIAGETVICALGQKARRAVVEELYNVAPNVAVVGDCSRVSNITAAIYQGHHAALDI, encoded by the coding sequence ATGGAACGTAAATTTCCGAATTTAAGTAAACCAATTCAGATAGGGAATGTATTTTTTAGAAACCGTATGTTTGGAGCACCCATGGGGGGAACGGATATTACCGCAGACTGTACCGTAGGACCAAAATCCACCGCCTTTTATGAGCTGCGTGCCAAGGGAGGAGCAGCTACAGTAACAGTCAGTGAGCTAGTGGTGCATCCTAAGACAGAAGCCTCCCATATGTTCCATTTAGATCTGCAGACAGTGGGGTCTTTGGCAAGCTTTACTTATACCGCAGATGCCATACGCAGACATGGAGCGATTCCCAGTGTGGAATTATCTCATTCCGGTCAGTATGCGGGAACTTATCTGGTGGATAAGGAGAAGAAGGAAAGTCTTTCACAGTGGGGGCCAAGTGCAGGTATACGTCCTGATGGCAGAGAAGTGAAAGAACTGACAGAAGAGCTGATTCAGGAAATCGTTGCAGCATATGGTGAAAAGGCTGCACTGGCTAAAAAAGCAGGCTTTGAGATGGTTATGGTGCATGGCGGTCATGGCTGGCTTATTAATCAGTTCTTATCACCTTACTTTAATAAAAGGACGGACGGATACGGCGGTTCTCTAACGAATCGTGTACGTTTTGCCATGGAAGTCCTGGACAGTGTACGAAAAGCCGTTGGGCCCGGATTTCCCATAGAATTCAGAATGAGCGGTTCAGAATTGTTTGAAGGCGGCTATGAACTGGCAGAAGGTGTGGAAATAGCCAAGTTATTGGAGGATAAGATTGATTTGCTTCATATATCTGCAGGAACCTATCAAAGAGGTTTTGGTGTAACCCATCCGTCTATGTTCCTGCCTCATGGAGTCAATGTTTATCTGGCAGAAGAGATAAAAAAACATGTTAAGGTTCCTGTTGCTACCATTGGTGCCTTAAATGATCCGGAAATGATGGAAGAAATCATAGCTTCCGGAAAAGCAGATGTAGTGGAAATGGCAAGAGCCCTTCTGGCAGATCCGGAATTGCCTCGTAAGGTCATGACCAACAGAGAGGAATATATTATCCCCTGCCTTCGTTGCTATACCTGTATGGCAGAACGAGCCACAACCTCAACTAGAAGATGCACCGTTAATCCTCTGATTGGACGGGAAATGGACGGAATGGAGGTCACTCCGGCAGCACAAAGGAAAAAAGTACTGGTAGTAGGCGGAGGACCGGGAGGTCTGCAGGCGGCCTATACGGCAGCCAGAAGGGGACATGAGGTCGTTCTTTGTGATAAAAATGATCAGGTGGGAGGTATCCTGATCGGTGAAAAGGCGATACCATTTAAATACGAAATGTATCAGCTGGGGGAAAGACTTGGAAGACTGGCAGAAGAAGCTGGTGTAACCATCCGGCTGAATACAGAGGTGGACAGAGCCACTGCGGAGAAGGAAGGGGCCGATGCCGTTATCATAGCGGTTGGCTCAGAACCTATTGTACCGAAAATACCAGGACTTGATGGAGAAAATGTTATTGTAGTAACCGATTATCACGAAAAGCAGGACCAGGTAAAGGATTCTGTCGTGGTATTGGGCGGTGGTCTGGCAGGTGCTGAGATTGCCATCCATTTTGCAAGAGAAGGTAAGCGGGTAAGTCTGGTAGAGATGAATAGCGAGCTGGCTCCCGATGCCAATATCAGACATCGTCCTCTTCTGCTCCAGGAAGTTGATAAGAGTGGAATAGCCGTATATACCGGACATAAAGGAATGAAGGTATCAACAGAAGGTGTGGTATGTATGGACGCATCAGGCAAAGAAATTCTGATAGCAGGAGAGACAGTTATCTGTGCCCTGGGTCAGAAAGCAAGAAGAGCCGTGGTAGAAGAGCTCTATAATGTTGCACCTAATGTAGCTGTAGTCGGAGACTGTAGTAGAGTTTCTAACATAACAGCGGCAATCTATCAAGGACATCATGCTGCTTTGGATATATAA
- a CDS encoding thiamine-binding protein encodes MNASVAIQVLPHVNSDEEVIRVVDEVIDYIRSTGLKYYVGPCETAIEGDYEELMEIVKNCQYIAIKAGCPKVAAYVKITFAPEGGVLTIDQKVTKHHQ; translated from the coding sequence ATGAATGCAAGTGTAGCAATCCAGGTATTGCCTCACGTAAACAGCGATGAGGAAGTTATCAGAGTAGTAGACGAGGTTATCGATTATATCAGAAGCACCGGCTTAAAATATTATGTTGGGCCCTGTGAAACAGCCATAGAAGGGGATTATGAAGAGCTGATGGAAATCGTTAAGAATTGTCAGTACATAGCAATAAAGGCAGGCTGCCCTAAAGTTGCAGCTTATGTAAAAATAACATTTGCACCGGAGGGTGGTGTACTTACCATTGACCAGAAAGTTACAAAACATCATCAATAA
- a CDS encoding ABC transporter substrate-binding protein, whose protein sequence is MKKKILAVALCLSLLTAGLSACSKDAGNNSKDANASGDSLKKVRIVLDWTPNTNHTGLYVADKLGYFTDAGLDVEIMQPPEGSTTSLVGAGGAEFGISFQDTLAPAYATDSPIPVTAVAAIIQHNTSGIISPKELGIDSPKKLEGHSYATWDSPIELAIIKKIVEDDGGNYDKIKLIPNTVSDVVTALQTDIESVWVYYAWDGIATKVAGLETNYLNFADYGTELDYYSPVIIANDEFLKKDPDTTKKFLAAVKKGYEYAIAEPEKAADLLVEAVPELDKALVTESQKWLADQYKAEVTQWGYIDETRWDGFYKWLFDNSLIEKEIPSGTGFSNDYLAD, encoded by the coding sequence ATGAAAAAGAAAATACTAGCAGTTGCTTTATGCCTGTCTTTATTAACAGCAGGCCTTTCAGCCTGCAGCAAAGACGCAGGCAATAACAGTAAGGATGCCAATGCCTCCGGTGACAGCCTTAAAAAGGTAAGAATCGTTCTTGACTGGACACCCAATACCAATCATACCGGTCTGTATGTGGCTGATAAACTTGGATACTTTACAGATGCCGGATTGGACGTAGAAATCATGCAGCCACCGGAAGGAAGTACTACTTCTTTGGTAGGAGCCGGCGGAGCGGAATTTGGTATATCCTTTCAGGATACCTTAGCACCTGCTTATGCAACCGACAGCCCTATTCCGGTTACGGCAGTAGCAGCGATTATCCAGCATAATACCTCCGGAATTATATCACCCAAGGAACTGGGTATTGATTCCCCCAAGAAGCTGGAGGGCCATTCCTATGCAACCTGGGATTCCCCTATTGAACTTGCCATTATCAAGAAGATAGTGGAAGATGACGGTGGAAATTATGATAAAATCAAGCTCATTCCCAATACGGTATCTGATGTTGTTACAGCACTTCAGACAGATATCGAATCTGTATGGGTATATTATGCATGGGATGGTATTGCTACAAAAGTAGCCGGGCTTGAGACAAATTATCTCAATTTTGCTGATTATGGAACTGAACTGGATTATTACAGCCCGGTTATCATAGCCAATGATGAATTTCTAAAAAAAGATCCTGACACGACGAAGAAGTTCCTGGCGGCTGTCAAAAAAGGTTATGAATATGCCATTGCAGAGCCCGAAAAAGCTGCGGATCTTCTTGTGGAAGCTGTGCCGGAACTTGATAAAGCACTTGTTACAGAAAGCCAGAAGTGGCTGGCAGACCAATATAAAGCAGAGGTTACCCAATGGGGATATATAGATGAAACCAGATGGGACGGCTTCTATAAATGGTTATTTGACAACAGCCTGATTGAAAAAGAAATACCTTCCGGTACAGGTTTCTCCAATGACTATTTAGCTGATTAA
- a CDS encoding ABC transporter permease has translation MTRKLQNIINKISPAFAIAAILLLWQLLSAGGIIPKFMLPSPSEVVEAFIGDFTLLMAHARTTLAEAFLGLTCGILLGFFVAVLMDRFLIAYKAIYPVLIITQTVPTVAIAPLLVLWLGYGILPKITLIIITSFFPITIGLLDGFRAADKDALNLLRAMGASKFQSFLHIKLPGAIPHFFSSLRISVSYSIIGAVVAEWLGGFSGLGVYMTRVRKSYSYDKMFAVIFFISFISLLLMFGVTMLQKAVTPWDREEKPDNILRGNLKYNKRKR, from the coding sequence TTGACCAGAAAGTTACAAAACATCATCAATAAAATATCACCTGCATTTGCAATAGCAGCCATTCTTTTACTGTGGCAGTTATTGTCTGCCGGCGGAATCATACCTAAATTTATGCTTCCCTCACCAAGTGAGGTGGTAGAAGCATTTATAGGAGATTTTACCCTATTAATGGCTCATGCAAGGACAACACTGGCAGAAGCCTTTTTAGGTCTTACGTGCGGAATCCTGCTGGGATTCTTTGTTGCGGTTTTAATGGACCGGTTCCTGATTGCCTATAAGGCAATCTATCCTGTACTGATTATAACCCAGACAGTACCTACCGTAGCGATTGCACCGCTTTTGGTGTTATGGCTGGGGTATGGAATATTGCCTAAGATTACTTTGATTATTATAACTTCCTTTTTCCCCATCACCATTGGCTTACTGGATGGTTTTCGTGCTGCTGATAAGGATGCCCTAAATCTTTTAAGGGCTATGGGAGCAAGTAAATTTCAAAGCTTTTTACATATCAAGCTGCCAGGTGCCATACCCCATTTCTTTTCAAGCCTCCGGATATCCGTATCTTATTCCATTATAGGAGCGGTTGTTGCAGAATGGCTTGGAGGTTTCAGTGGGCTTGGTGTATATATGACAAGGGTAAGAAAATCCTATTCCTACGACAAAATGTTTGCGGTAATATTTTTTATCTCATTTATCAGTCTTCTGTTAATGTTTGGAGTTACCATGCTGCAAAAAGCGGTTACCCCCTGGGACAGAGAAGAGAAGCCGGATAACATTCTCAGAGGCAATCTAAAATACAACAAACGTAAAAGGTAA
- a CDS encoding L-lactate MFS transporter, with translation MSYTKKRWLILTASCFINLCIGSLYAWSVLAGPMAEYLGGLKGVTLTAKDLAIVFTLANSVGPITMIAGGKINDTLGPKIVVLLGGMMFGGGMFLSGFANSVGFLIVTYSLLLGLGLGMVYGATISTCIKFFPDKRGLVGGLTTSTFGISSVIIPPIAAAIISATGPTTAFKVIGGAFIVIIGVSSLFIEKCPADFVPEGFTPPAAVSGGKKTEDKDWKAMLATPEFYVMITMLTCGAFAALMFIPMISPIAQNMIGISPAAATAAVSTLALFNVFGRVFAGSISDRIGRINTLAAACVFSVLGLVLLFMAKEGDIALFYVGISIIGICFGAFMGVFPGFTADQFGPRYNSVNYGIMFIGFALAGYVGPSILNHIYGGSGSYNKAFFIAMIFSAAGLVLTFLYRMLKKRQ, from the coding sequence ATGAGTTACACAAAGAAAAGATGGTTGATATTGACGGCAAGCTGTTTTATCAACCTGTGTATTGGCTCCTTGTATGCATGGAGTGTATTGGCAGGACCAATGGCAGAATATTTAGGGGGATTAAAGGGGGTTACACTAACGGCAAAGGATCTGGCAATTGTATTTACTCTGGCCAATTCTGTTGGACCTATTACCATGATTGCAGGTGGTAAGATCAATGATACCCTGGGCCCTAAGATTGTTGTCCTCCTTGGGGGAATGATGTTTGGAGGCGGAATGTTCCTGTCAGGTTTTGCTAACAGTGTTGGTTTTCTGATTGTTACTTACAGTCTTTTATTAGGGCTTGGTCTGGGAATGGTATATGGGGCAACAATCAGTACCTGCATCAAATTCTTCCCGGATAAAAGAGGTCTGGTGGGAGGATTGACCACCTCAACTTTTGGTATCAGCTCTGTAATCATTCCGCCAATCGCAGCTGCGATTATTTCCGCAACGGGACCCACAACCGCTTTTAAAGTAATCGGTGGTGCTTTCATTGTAATTATTGGTGTCAGCTCTTTGTTCATCGAAAAATGCCCTGCAGATTTTGTACCGGAAGGTTTTACCCCTCCGGCTGCTGTTTCCGGAGGTAAGAAGACAGAGGATAAGGACTGGAAAGCAATGCTTGCCACCCCTGAATTTTATGTGATGATCACGATGCTTACCTGTGGTGCATTTGCTGCATTGATGTTTATTCCTATGATTTCTCCCATTGCCCAGAATATGATAGGTATCTCTCCTGCCGCAGCAACGGCGGCTGTTTCTACTCTTGCATTGTTCAATGTCTTCGGTAGAGTATTTGCAGGGAGTATATCAGACAGAATCGGCCGCATTAATACCCTGGCAGCAGCTTGTGTATTTTCCGTTCTGGGACTGGTGCTTTTATTTATGGCAAAAGAAGGGGATATAGCCTTGTTTTATGTTGGAATTTCCATTATCGGTATCTGCTTTGGAGCATTTATGGGAGTATTCCCAGGCTTTACAGCCGACCAGTTTGGGCCCAGATACAATAGTGTCAATTACGGCATCATGTTCATCGGTTTTGCGCTGGCAGGCTATGTGGGTCCCAGTATTCTAAATCATATCTATGGAGGCAGCGGCAGCTATAACAAAGCGTTTTTCATAGCTATGATATTTTCTGCAGCAGGTTTGGTATTGACCTTCCTATACAGAATGTTAAAGAAAAGACAATAA